In Silene latifolia isolate original U9 population chromosome 3, ASM4854445v1, whole genome shotgun sequence, a single window of DNA contains:
- the LOC141645949 gene encoding ribosome-inactivating protein saporin-7-like: protein MNSWLVVKITWTILQSSALIANAIALDLATPTEAKYSTFLTSIRNNVKDPSLNYGATGIPVIGAPTSTYLRIDLTVSAGTVSLGLKRSDLYVVALQAKNDKNVFRAYYFDGQITSAQLDKLFTEAKGAKNQQKITEYAENYASLEKAAKTTRKQAGLGIGKLVTYLTAVNGKARSVPAEAKFMMVAIQMVSEAARFKYIEQKVLGNFPNGFTPDDNVFILERNWNRVSEAIKASDKGVFPAPLKLENPDEGTTWTVTDATELHVGLLKYLGKALFVPSSEKNYAQV from the coding sequence ATGAATTCCTGGCTAGTCGTCAAAATAACATGGACAATCCTTCAATCATCGGCTTTGATAGCAAATGCGATCGCATTGGACCTCGCAACTCCCACAGAAGCTAAATACTCGACTTTTCTCACTAGTATTCGAAACAACGTGAAGGATCCGAGTCTCAACTACGGTGCCACCGGTATACCTGTAATAGGAGCACCCACAAGCACATATCTTAGGATCGATCTCACAGTTTCTGCAGGAACGGTCTCTCTTGGCCTTAAACGTAGCGACTTGTATGTGGTTGCGCTACAGgctaagaatgataaaaatgtaTTTCGGGCATATTACTTTGATGGCCAAATTACTTCGGCTCAATTAGACAAACTTTTCACAGAGGCAAAGGGTGCAAAAAACCAGCAAAAGATAACAGAGTACGCCGAAAATTATGCCTCACTTGAAAAAGCAGCcaaaacaacgagaaaacaagcTGGGTTAGGGATCGGCAAGCTTGTTACTTACCTTACTGCGGTAAATGGGAAGGCACGTAGCGTACCAGCTGAAGCTAAATTTATGATGGTTGCGATTCAAATGGTATCTGAGGCAGCGCGATTTAAGTATATCGAGCAGAAGGTACTTGGTAATTTTCCGAATGGGTTTACTCCTGATGATAATGTTTTCATATTGGAGAGGAATTGGAATAGGGTTTCGGAAGCAATTAAAGCTTCTGATAAGGGAGTGTTTCCGGCACCTCTAAAATTGGAAAATCCGGACGAAGGGACCACTTGGACGGTGACCGATGCCACGGAGCTACATGTGGGACTCCTGAAGTATCTCGGAAAAGCTCTGTTCGTGCCGTCTTCTGAGAAAAATTATGCTCAAGTTTGA